Below is a genomic region from Tepidiforma bonchosmolovskayae.
CCCTCAGCCAGTCGGCGTTGTACTGTGCGATGTCCATCGGTCCTCCATCGGGGGCAGGTGCGGCCCCGCGGAGTGTACCCCGGCGTCCGCCCCTGGGGTCACTCCAGTTCGACGATGAGGGTCGCCCGCTCGTTGTCGATTGCGTTGATGGACACCCGCGCCACGCCTTCCAGGTTGGCCAGCCGCTCCTGGAAGTCGAGCAGCTCGCCGAACCCCTTCCCCCGCACGTCAACCTGCAGCCGGCGCCCGCGCAGCTCGGAGTCCGCCTGCCCGGCCGGCGGCGGCTCGGCCGGGGGCCGCGCGCTCTTCTGACCTTTCAGCCCTCCGGCGAGCCCCTCGAGCCCGGCCACAACCTGCGCGATGCTCGCCGCCGCCGCGAGGTACTCCTGGCGCAGCTGCAGGAGCGGCGCCGCAATCGCCTCAGAAAGCGCCCCTGCCACCGACGACGGTGAGCTGCCTGCCTGGGCACGCGTCGCTTCCGCGAGCCGGTCCTCGAGTTCTGCCAGCCGGTCGAGGAGCCGCTCGTAGTCCTGGCGCAACAGGTCGTACCGCCGCCGCAGCTGGCGCACCGTCGCATCCCCCGACGCAGCTTCCTGCAATCGCTCCAGGATCACATCCTCAGGCTCGCTGTCGTGCTCTCCCACGTCAACCTTCCCGGGAGGTACGCGCCCGGGAGCCGCGGGAGTGCCTCAGGCCTGCCGGGCCGGGAGCATCGTTCGCTCCCGACCGCCCTCGAGCCGATATCCGAACCCCCGCACCGTCACCAGGTACCGCGGGGCCTGCTCGTCCGGCTCGAGCTTCCGCCTGATCCGGCGGACGTAGACCTTAAACACGTCCTGTGCTTCCCGCGGAAGATAGCGGTAATCATCCGAGACGGCGTTCAGGATTTCGTGCGGCTTGAGCACCCGCCCGCTGTTGCGGGCCATGTACTCCACGATCCGGAATTCCGCCGCGGTGAGTGGTACCACCATCCCCCCGCGCTGCACCTCGCATCGATCAACATCGACCACAAGGTCGCCGACCTGAAGGACGCCGCTATTCGCGCCGCTGGCCGCATCATACGCCCCGGCCCGCCGCAGCACGGCGCGCACCTGCGCGACCACCACCCGCGGGTCTGCCCCTAGCTCCAGGCAGGCCTCGGCCCCGGCCGTAAATGCCTCGGCGACCAGCTCCGGGAGCGCTGCATCGAATACCGCGACCACCGGCCTCCCGCACGCTGCCAGCCGCGCGACATCAACCAGCCCGGAAACTCCGTCGCAATCGATCGCGCGGCAGACCAGGTCGAATTCCCCCGACTCCGCCATCCGCAGCGCTGCTTCGCCGGGCTCCCGCTCGAGCACCGCCAGTCCGCCGCTGTGCAGCGCACGGACAAAGTGGCGGGTCTCCATGGCGCCCGGAGCAACCAGCAGGCAGCTGAGGAAGCGGGGAGAAAGGCTGCCGTCCATCGTTACCTGTACGTTCCCGAATCTCCACCGGGGCAGGCCCCGGGCCGGTGCGTGGGATTATATCCACGTTTGTCAAGAGGTAAAGACCCTATTTTTGTCGCCGGTCTCCCTGATGTCGCCGGCGCCCGCGCGCCGCCCGCAAAATCGGGCGAATCCCGAATTGTTGCGCCCGCCCGGGCCGGCCGAATCTTTCGATATGGGACAGGCACAGCGCATCCACACCTACGACGACGAACTTCACGAGCGCCGGCGCCGGCTCGCCATCGTGCGCCCTATCGTGGATTTCGAAGAGGAGCGCCTGAAGCGCCTCCGCGAAAAGGCGCGCGACACCCGCGACCCCTGACCTGGGGCCGGCGGCGCGTTTGCCGGGCCGGGCAGGCCGCTCCTATACTTCGGAGACTGCACCGCCGTTCGCCAGAACGCACCTACGCGTCCCCGGAGTCGCCAGAGCATGCCAATCACCACCAAGCGCGAGTGGCTGCAGGGCCCCTACGCCAAAGCTGTCCAGCGCGCCCCCGAGCGCCAGCCCTCCTTCGAAACCACCGGGCGGATGCCCATCGAGCCGATCTACACCCAGGACGACCTCGAAGGCTGGGACCCTGTCACCCAGCTCGGCTTCCCCGGCGAGTTCCCCTTCACTCGCGGCATCCAGCCCACCATGTACCGCGGCCGCTTCTGGACCATGCGCCAGTACGCTGGCTTCGGCACCGCGGAAGAATCGAACCAGCGCTACCGCTACCTCCTCGCCCAGGGCCAGACCGGCCTCTCCGTGGCGTTCGACCTCCCCACTCAGATCGGCTACGACTCGGATGACCCCATGGCCGCCGGCGAGGTCGGCAAGGTCGGCGTCGCCATCGACTCCATCGAGGATATGCTCACCCTCTTCGATGGCATCCCGCTCGATAAAGTCACCACCTCCATGACCATCAACGCGACGGCCGCCATCCTCCTCGCGCTCTACGTGGCCGTCGGCAAGCACCAGGGCGTCCCGCCTGAGGAGCTCGGCGGGACCGTCCAGAACGATATCCTCAAGGAATACATCGCCCGCGGGACGTACATCTACCCGCCCAAGCCCTCCATGCGGCTCATCACCGACATCTTTGCCTACTGCAAAGACAACGTGCCGCAGTGGAACACCATCTCCATCTCCGGCTACCACATGCGCGAGGCGGGCTGCACGGCCGCCCAGGAGATCGCCTTCACCCTCGCGAACGGCATCGCCTACGTCGAGGCCGCCATCGGCGCCGGCCTCGATGTCGACGAGTTCGCCGGCCGGCTCTCCTTCTTCTTCGCCTGCCACAACAACTTCCTCGAAGAAGTGGCGAAGTTCCGCGCCGCCCGCCGCCTCTGGGCCCACATCATGCGCGACCGCTTCGAGGCGAAGAATTCCCGTTCTCAGATGCTCCGCTTCCATACCCAGACCGGCGGCGCAACCCTCACCGCCCAGCAGCCCGAGAACAACATCGTCCGCACCACGGTCCAGGCCCTCGCGGCCGTGCTCGGCGGCACCCAGTCGCTCCATACGAACTCCATGGACGAGGCCCTCGCCCTCCCGACCGAGAAGGCCGTCCAGATAGCCCTCCGCACCCAGCAGATTCTCGCTTACGAGAGCGGCGTCGCCGACGTCATCGACCCGCTCGGCGGCTCCTACTTTGTCGAAGACCTCACGAACCGGCTCGAAGCAGAAGCCCGGGAGTACATCAAAACGATCGACAGCATGGGCGGCGCACTGGCCGCCATCGAAAAGGGCTTCCAGCAGAAGGAGATCCAGGAAGCCGCCTACCGCTACCAGATGCAGGTCGAAAACAAGGAACGGATCATCGTCGGCGTCAACGAGTTCGTCGTCGCCGAGGAGGAGCACCCCGAGATCCTCCGCGTCGACCCCGCCATCGGGCAGCGCCAGGTCGAAAAGCTCCGGCGGCTCCGCGCCACCCGCGATAATGCCGCCGTCGAACGGATGCTCGACCGCATCGAACAGGCCGCCCGCGGCACCGAAAACCTCGTCCCGATCATGGTCGAGGCTGTCGAGAACCGGGTGACCCTGGGCGAAATCAGCCATCGCCTCCGCAAGGTCTGGGGCGAACAGCGCGAGCCGGTGTTCATCTGATGAGCGACGACGACGTCCGGACCCGCGCCGACGAACGGCGCCGCCTCCTCGCCGAGCTCGAACTCGAGCGCAACCAGTTCATCCGGAACGTCGAAACCTGCCGCATCCGCGACATCGAACGGCCGTTCATCGGCGACTGGTCGGTCAAAGACATCGTCGGTCACGTCGCGAGCTGGGAGGCGGAAGTCGTCACCGCCCTGCGGGAACTCCGCGCCGGCCGCCGTCCCGAGCTCTACGACTTCAACCGCAGCCGCCTCGACGCCTGGAACCAGGAGCACGTTGAGCGAAAGCGCAGCCTCGACTTTTTCAGCGTCCTCGAGCAGCTCAAGGATGGCCGCCACCGCCTCCTCGACGAGCTCGCCCACATCCCCGACGAAGACCTGGTCGACGAGGGCTCGCGCTACCGGAAACTTGTCCAGGCCGTTATCGACCACGACCGCGAACACTGGCACGCCATCGCCGCCCGCCTCGCCGGCATGGAGGGGGCCCGCCGCACCGGCGCCCAGTCGATCATCGAAGAAGCCACATCCTGAGGGGTACCGCACCAGTATGCTCACCAAAATCCACCACGTCGGCATCGTCGTGCACTCCGCCGACGAAGCCCTCAAGTTCTACCGCGACGCCCTTGGCCTGCCCGTCACCGCCGACCGCGTCATTGAAGACCAGGGCGTCCGCGGGGTTCTCCTCCAGATTGGCGACTCGGAAATCGAGCTGCTCGAGCCGACCCGCGACGATACCGGCGTCGCCCGCTTCCTCGCCAACCGCGGCGAAGGCATGCACCACATCTGCTTCGAATCCGACGACGTCGCAAAGGAACTCGAAGCCGCGCGCGAAAAGGGCATCGAACTCATCGACCAGGCGCCCCGCCTGGGCCTCGCCGGCATGATCGCCTTCCTCCACCCGCGCTCCAACCACGGCGTCCTTGTTGAGTTCGCCACCCCCATCGAGGGGCAGCACGGCCACTAGATGGACGGCATCGGCGCCACCCACATCGACCACATCGTCATCTCCTCGAATAACAGCGAGGTGGTCGCCGAGACGTTCCGCCGCAACATCGGCATCGAGATCCGGCGCACCATGAGCCGCCCGGGTACCGGCGCCCGCCTCGCCTTCGCGAAGCTCGGCGACGTCATCCTCGAATTCGCGGGGCCGCCTGAGCCCGACCCTGCAGCCGAGGTCAAAGCACGCCTCTGGGGCATGGTTCTCGCCGTCGCCGATATCGCCGCCGCCGTCGAACGGCTGCGCGGCCTTGGCTACGAAGTCACCGACCCGCGCCCCGCTGTCCAGCCCGGCGCGCTCATTGCCACGGTGAAGTCCGGCACGGGCGGCGTGCCGTTCGCCCTCATCCAGTACAACGCCATCCCGCACGAATCCCCCGCTGGAGCAGCACCATGAAAGCAAAGCGCATCGACCACGTCGGCATCGTCGTCAAGAACCTCGAAGAGGCCACCGCCACCTATGCCCGCAACTTCGGGCTCACGGTCGATCCCGCCCGCGGGGGCGAGGTCCCCGCACTGGGCATCAAGAATGCCTTCATGCCGATCGGCGAGAGCGACCTCGAGTTCATCCAGCCGCTCACCGATCAGGGGCCGGTCGCCCAGTTCGCCAAAGAGCGGGGCGAGGGCCAGTTCCTGCTCTCGATTGAAGTTGATGACGTCGCTGCAGCCGTCGAGCACCTCCGCAGCCTCGGCTTCCGCGTCGGCGACCCGAACAACGGCGTCGCCTTCGTCTCGCCGAAATCCTCGCACGGCGTCAACCTGCAGCTCATCCAGCGCCAGGGGCGCTGACTCGCTACCATAACGGACGAAGCATCACCAACGCCCCGGGGAAAGTCATGTCGACAGCAACCGCCACCGACAAAATCCGTGTCCTCATCGCCAAGCCCGGCCTCGACGGCCACGACCGCGGCGCCAAGGTCGTTGCCCGCGCCCTCCGCGATGGCGGCTGCGAAGTTATCTACACCGGCATCCGCCAGACGCCCGAGATGATCGCCGAAGCCGCCCTCCAGGAAGACGTCGATGTCGTCGGCCTCTCCATCCTCTCCGGCGCCCACCTCGAACTCTTCCCCCGCGTCGTCGAGGAGCTGAAGAAGCGCGGCCTTGATGATGTCCTCCTCTTCTGCGGCGGCATCATCCCCGAAGAAGACACCGAGGCCCTCCAGAAGCTCGGCTTCAAGGCGATCTTCCGCCCCGGCACGAATACCCAGGACATCGTCAAGTTCGTCTACGACAACGTGAAGAAGAAGTAACGTGGACGAACTGGTCCAGCGCTTCCTTGCGGGCGACCGCCGCGCGCTCGCTCGCATCATCACCCGCGTCGAAAACAGCACCCTCGAAGGGCGCGACTACGTTCGCGCCCTCTTCCCCCACTCCGGGCGCGCCCACATCGTGGGCATCACCGGCGGCGCAGGCTCCGGCAAGAGCACGCTGACCGGCGCGCTTACCGCCGAACTCCGCCGGCGAGGCCGCACCGTCGCTATCATCGCCGTCGACCCCTCCAGCCCCTTCACCCACGGCGCCCTGCTCGGCGACCGCATCCGCATGCAGGACGTCACCATGGACCCGGGCGTCTACATGCGTTCCATGGCCGGCCGCGGCGCCCTCGGCGGCCTCGCCCCGGCCATCGCCGATGTTGTCGCCGTCGTCGACGCCTTCGGATTCGACTACGTCATCGTCGAAACCATCGGCGCCGGCCAGGACGAGGTCGAAATCGCCGGCACCGCCATGACAACGGTCCTCGTCAACAATCCCGGCACCGGCGACGACATCCAGGCCCTCAAGGCCGGCATCATCGAAATCGCCGATATCCTCGTCGTCAACAAGGCCGACCACCCGGGGGCCGACGTCCTCGTCAGCCAGCTCCAGGCCCTCCTCGCCCTCTCCCCCGCAGACCACCGGCGGCCGCCCATCCTCAAAACCATCGCTACCCGCGGTGAAGGGCTGGCGCAGCTCGCCGACGCCATCGACGAGCACCGCGCCTACCTCGAACAGACCGGCCAGCTCGCGGCCCACCGCTCCGAGGATGCCCGCCATCAGCTCCTTGCCATCACGCAGCAGCTCATCCTCGAGGAGATCCGGCGCGCTGCCCCCGAGGCCGTCATCGAAACGCTCACCGGCCGCATCGCCAGCCGCGAACTCGACCCCCACACCGCCGCCGAAGAGCTCGCCGCCCTCGTCCTCCCCCGCGGGTGAGCAGTCCGCCCGTGCTACCATCGCCGGTGTGAGCAGTCAGCAGCGCATCCGCACCTGGTTCCGCAAAGGCGAGCGCGTCCGCTACATCTCCCACCTCGACGTGCTGCGCTTCTGGGAGCGCGCCATCCGCCGCGCCGGTCTCCCGCTCTCCTACTCCCAGGGCTTCACGCCCCATCCTAAGCTCGCCTTCGCCTCGCCCCTGCCCCTCGGCTTCACCGCCGAGCGCGAGGTCATGGATGTCCAGCTCGACGAGCGTATCGACCCCGCCGAGTTCCATGCGCGCCTCGCCGCCCAGGCCACCGGCGACCTCGCAGTCGTCGCCGTCCGCGAGGTTCCCCTCGGGGCGCCCCAGCCCCAGGCAGCGATGCTCTGGTCCGATTACCGTGCTGCAGTGCCCGGCCTTGATCCGGCCGAGGCCCGCGCCCGCATCGAGGCCTTCCTTGCCCTGCCGGCCTTCGAGTGGCGCGAGGAGCGCGGCGAACGCGAGCGCACCTACGACCTCCGCGCGGCCACCGCCTGGCTCACCGCCCGCCCGATCGACGGCGGCACCGAACTCGCGATGCGCCTGCGTACAGACCAGAACATAACCGCTCGCCCGGAGGCTATACTGGCGGCGCTCTTCCCCGGCTTCGAGCCGCAGAGCTACGTGCGCACCGACATCATCCTCGATGAACGGTCGCCAGCGAGGGAGCTATGGCGTCGCTACGGCCAGTACCTCTGACCACCTGCGAAATCCGGCCGGCAACGCCCGCCGATGCCCCCGAACTCTACGTCCTCTGGCAGCGCGTCCGCGAACATAACGCTGGGCTCGACCCCCGCATCGTCCTCGCTCCCGTTGCCCCCGACCAGTTCGCCGCCGCGCTCGAGCGCCAGCTCGGCCGCGGGTCGGCCACCGTCCTGGTCGCCGCCGACCGGGCCCGGCTCGCTGGATTCGTCTCTGGTGCCATCGAAACCGCCAGCGCCGACCGCCTTCCGGAGCGCCACGCCACCATCGGCTACCTCTGGGTCGAACCTGGCTACCGCCGCCGCGGCATCGGCCGCGCGCTCGTGGAAGCCGTCGCCCGCTGGGCCGCAGCGTACGATGGCGTCCGCCACTTCGAAATGCCGGTCCTCGCTGCAGATGTGGAGGCTGCCCGCTTCTGGGAAGCGCTCGGCTTCCGGCCGTTCATTGCCCGCCTGTGGGCGCCGCTCGCCCCCGAACCGGATGACGGCGGTGTGCCATGAGCCTCCTGTATCTCGTCCGCCACGGCGAAACCAACCACAACGCCGAGGAGCGGGGGCTCGGGCGCGCCGACGTGCCCCTCTCCGAACGCGGCCTCGAGCAGGCGTGCCTCATCGCCGCCCGGTTCGCGCGCGTGCCCCTCGATGCCGTCCTCAGCAGCCCGCTCCAGCGGGCCCTCGCCATCGCGCGGACCATCGCCGAACAGCACGCGCTCGCTGTCGATATCCGCCCCGAACTCACCGAACTCGATGTCGGCGACACCGAAGGCCTGGCCTATGCCGAAATCCGCACCCGCTTCCCCGACTTCTACGCAGCCTGGACCGGTGACAACCCGGTCCATGTCCCCATGCCCGGCGGCGAGTCCATCGCCGCGCTGGCGGAACGTCTCGCGCCGCTCGCAGACGAACTCCTCGGCGGCCCCGACCGCGTCATGGTGATCGTCTCGCACAACTTCACCCTCCGCGTCCTGGTTTGTCTCCTCCTCGGTATTCCGGTCGCAAACTTCCGCAACTTCCGGCTCGACCTCGGCTCGGTCACCACCATCTCCGTCCAGCACGGCCGCGCCGCCATCCAGGCCCTCAACGATGTCTGCCACCTCGACGCCTTGAATCTTTCGCCTGCCGCGCGTAGCGTCTCCACCTGAGCTTATGGCCCCGCCCAGCTTCCTCAGCCGCTCCCGCCTCATCATCGTGGCCAGCCTGCTCATCGGGAGCTACTTCGTCTACACCGCCGCGCTGGGCGCCTACCGTACGCAGCAGCTGAGCGAGTCCCGCGCCCAGGCCGAGCGCCAGCTGCGCCAGCTCGAAGAGCAGAAGGCCTACCTCGAAGCGGTCCGGGCCTACGTCGCCTCCGATGTGTACGTCGAACAGGAGGCTCGCCGCCGGTACGGCTACATTCGCGAAGGAGAAATCCCGTTTGTCGTCATCAGCCCGCCGGCCGCCGAAGAACAGCAGCCCGCCGGCCCCTGGTGGCAGCGGCTCTTCCCGCGCTGACGAACCCCTCGCCGGCGCCTGGTCCCCCGTCCCGGGCGCTCCCGCCCCGCAACGCGCTGCCGATTCGCTCCCGCCCGCGGTCCGCCGCGTCCTCCGCACCGTCGAACGGTTCGCCCGCGCTGAGCGCCTCTTCCGCGGCCGTCGCCGCCTCCTCGTCGCCGTTTCCGGTGGCCCCGATTCCCTCGCCTGCCTCCATCTTCTGCTCGCCCTCCGCGAAACGTTCGGCCTCGAACTCAAGGTCGCCCACTTCGACCACCAGCTTCGTCCCGGTTCCGCCGATGACCTCCAGTTCGTCCGCGACCATGCCGCCGCCCTCGGCCTCGAGGCGATTACCGGCGAAGGCCCCGTCCGCGAGGTTGCCGCCCGCCAGCGCCGCGGCATCGAGGAAACGGCCCGCCTCATGCGCTACCAGTTCCTCGCCTTCGCCGCCGAAAAAGAAGGGTGCGACGCGGTCGTCACCGGGCACACTGCCGACGACCAGGCCGAGACCGTCCTCCTCCACCTGCTTCGCGGGAGCGGCGTCCGCGGTATGCGCGGCATGCTCCCCGCTGCCCCCATCCCGGGAGCCCCGGGCCGCACGCTCCTCCGCCCGCTGCTCTGCATCCGCCGCGACGACACCGCTGCGGTATGCCGCGAACTCGGCCTCGAACCGCGCCTCGACGAATCGAACCGCGACCCTGCCCACACCCGGAACCGCATCCGCACGGAACTCCTCCCGGTGGCAGCCCGGTTCAACCCGTCCATCGCCGACGCCCTCCTCGGCCTCGCCGACAGCGCCCGGGAAGCGTTCGAGCTGCTCGAGAAGCGCTCGTTCGAGGCTCGCGCCGCCGCGCGGGGGCCGGTCGGAGCTATCTATGACCTCGCCGCGCTGGCCGGCCTCCCCGCCGAATCGCTCCTCCTTGTCATCGAACGGGAGGCCGCCTTCTTCCACCTCGAGCCCGAGGTCAACCGCACCCGCGTCCGCAATTTCCGCGAGGTTCTCCGGCGCGGCTCCGGCCAGGTTGCCTTCGGCGACACGGTCGTCGAGGTTTCAGCCGGCCGTGTGCGCATCGGTCCCCGCCTCGAACCGGTTGAGCCGGTCGCGCCGGTCATCCTCGACGTCCCGGGGAGCCGCCGCGTCGGGCCCTGGCGGGTTGACGTGCTGACGTCGCCCCTCGCCGCGGACCCCGCCGCACCGGTCGCCGCCCTCGCCACCCCTGCGTTGCGTGGCGCCCTCCGCGCCCGCTCAATCCAGCCCGGCGATACGCTCACCTGGCGCGGGCTCCGGCGGAAACTCTCTGACCTGTTCATTAACGAGAAGATTCCCGCGTGGGAGCGTCCCGGGTCGGTTGTTATCGCCGACGCCGAAGGCCCGGTCGCCGTGTTCACCGCCAGCCGGGTCTTCGTCCGCGATGCGCCCGGCCCGCCCGACCTCTGGGTCAGGCTCGCGGCCCTGCCGCGGCTGGCCGCGCCGTAGCGAATCGCGGGACCACCTCTTCCAGCATCCGCATTGTCTGGTCCATCAGATCTGCGTCATCCGACGCGATCGGCCGCACCACGAACTTCGAAATGCCGGCTGCGATGAACTCCTCGATCCGTCGCGCGATGTCGTCGGCCGACCCGGCAACGACCAGCCCCGCCGGGTCCGCGACGCCCGGCAGGCGCGCCAGCGCCGCCAGCTGCCGCTGCACCGCCGGGTCCTCCGCCGACCCGAACCGGTACGAAAAGCCGGCACCGTAGTGATCATCGTCGATCGCCCGGCCGTACTCCGCGGCCTTCTCCCGGATCGCCCGGACAATGGGGGCAACCTGCGCCGGCGTCTGCAGCCCGGCGAGCCACCCGGTGCCAACCCGCGCTGTCCTCCGTATGGCCGCCTCCGAGCTGCCGCCGATCCACAGCGGCAGCGGCTGCTGCACCGGCCGCGGGCTGATGGCGGCGTCGACGTACCGGTAGTGCTTCCCTTCGAAGGTCACCCGGTCCTCGCTCCACAGCCGCGCCATGATCACGAGCGCCTCGTCCGCCTGCTCGCCGCGACCGCGGGGGTCCCGCCCCGTCGCCCGCCACTCCGGCGCCCGCTCGTCGCCTACGCCGAACACCGGCAGCAGCCGGCCGCCGCTGAGGAAGTCCAGCGTCGCGCACTCCTTCGCCAGCACCAGCGGGTCCCGGAATGGCACGATGACGGCGTTCATTCCCGCCTTCAGCCGTTTCGTCCGGCCGAGCGCCATCCCGATGGCCGCCATCGGCTCGAGCGTCGGCGTGTGCGACACCAGCCGCTCGCTGAACCAGACCGAATCCGCGCCCTGTTCCTCGAGCAGGTCGATCCACGCGTGGTACGCCCCGACCGACGAAAACGGAAATCCGGCCACTCCGAAGCCGATGCCGATGCCCATGTCTTTCTCCCTCGCGAAGCCTTACTCGCGCACGAACTGCGCGAAGAACCGGGTCAGCCGCGCGTGGAGCCCCGGCTCAGCAGCCAGGAGCCCGCGCACAATCGGCCGCGGCTGATTGAACGTCAGCGGGTCGCCGAGGACCCCCGTGACCCGCAGGCCCGCAGCCCGGCAGAGTGCGACCCCGGCTGCGACATCCCATTCGGCCCGCCCGAAGCCCGTCAGCGTCGCGTTGCCTTCGCCCCGGGCGAGGAGCGCGAGCCGGTAGGCCACACTCCCCACCGGACGCACGATTGTGCCCTCGGGCAGCGGCGGCAGGTCGTCCCACGCGTGCTCGCCCCGCCCCACAAGTGCCTCGAACGGCTGGCCGGTCGGCTCCGTCGGCGGGCGCTCTTCCGCTCCGCAGCACGCAGCCGCGAACAGCTCGCCGGTGGCCGGGTTGTGCACCACGCCCAGGACCGGCTCGCCGCCGACGACCAGCGCGATGGAAACCGCGTATTCCGGGATGCCCTGCAGGAACTCTCGCGTGCCGTCGATCGGGTCCACGACCCACGTCCGCGCGGCCCTGAGCCGCGCCGGCGAGTCCCGGTGCTCCTCGCTCAGCCACCCGTCGCCCGGGAATGCGCCGAGCAGCCGCCGCTCGAGCAGCGCCGCCGCCTCGAGGTCCGCCTCGGAAACGAGTTCGCGGCCCGCCTTCCGGCCGTACCGGACTCCCGACCGGCGCAGCCGTTCGATGACTGCCCCTGCCTCCAGCGCTGCCTCCCGGGCCGCCTTCAGCTCGCGCTCGAACACACCGTCCATTCTAGGGACGGCCGCCGCCGCAGGCTCAGGCGAAGGCAGCGAACAGCTCCTCGAACGCCTTCACCTGTCCGCCCTTCGTCGATGAAGGGACGACAATCGGCGTCTTCACGCCCACCGCATACCACTGCTCCAGCCCCTCGAACACCTGCTTCCGTGTGCCGAAGAGCGTGCAGTCTGCAAGCCAGCGGTCGCTCATCAGGCCGGGCAGGGCCTCCCGGTCGCCGCGCGCAAGCGCTGCCTCAATCGCCTCCATCTCCTCAACGTAGCCCGCTTCCTTCCAGTAGTTCCGGTAGTTCGGCAGCATCACGTAGCCCGTGAGCACCCGCTTCATCACGTTCGCGGCCGCTGCCGGGTCCTCGTCGTCGATGCACATCGGGATCATGTCGCCGATGAAGAAGTCGCCCTCCCGTTTCTCCTGCGGAATGTGCGAGAGCGAGTCCGGCATATGCGAGCGGGCCGCGTTCGCCCACACCGCGCCCTCCGCGATCTCCACCGCCAGCTCAACCATCTTCTTCCGCAGCGTCGCCAGCACAATCGGCGGGAGCGGCCCCACCTGCGGCGCAGCGGCCCGCATCGCCTCCACGTACCTCCGCATGTCGCTCAGCGGCTTCCCGGTCTTCGCGCCGATCCGCTGGTTGGCCGGCTCGTGGCTCACGCCGATGCCGAGGTAGAACCGCCCGTCGCTGATCTCGTGGATGTACGCCGCCGATTGCGCAAGGTCGAACGGCACGCGGTAGTAGATCGGGATGATCGACGTTCCGAATTTGATCGTCGACGTTGCGTGGGCGATGGAGAGGCACAGCCCCATCCCGTCTCCGAAACTGGCGCAGTAAATCCCTGCGAACCCGGCAGCCTCGAGCTGCTTTGCGGTCTCGACGGTCCATTTGCGGCGGCCGACCGCCGCGGCAAGCGCCACCGCTGGCTTCTGCATGCGTCTCTGCTCCTCAACAACGAAGTCGTGACCGCGACTATACGGAACGCCGGCCTTACCGGCCCGCCGCTGTCAGGCCTCTCGCCGGTAGCGCAGCATCCGCCCCGCGCCCGCGCCGGTGTGGACGCCGTCCTCATACGCCACCTGCCCGTTCACCACCACCATGCGAATCCCGCGCGGCTCCTGTTTCGGCTCCGCATAGGTGGCCCGGTCTTCGATTGTCGCCGGGTCGAACAGCACGAGGTCGGCGAACCATCCCTCGGCCACCCGCCCGCGACCGGCGATGCCGAACCGCTCGCACGGCGCTGAGGTCATCTTCCGGATTGCCTCTTCGAGCGGCAGGACACCCCGCTCCCGCACATACCGGGCGAGCACCCGGGGCATGGTCCCGAACAGCCGGGGGTGCGGGTTCCCCTTCAGCACCGGGATGCCGTCCGAGCCGATGAACACCCGTGGGTGGCGCAGGTTCGTCTCGATGTCCGCCTCGTCGATGATGAAGTGGATGCAGATGACTTCCCGGCCCCGCGGGCTGGTGAGCATCTCCCGCACCGCCTCCTCGACCGTCCACCCGCGCCCGGCCGCGATCTCCGGCACCATCCGCCCCTCGAATTCCGGGTAGTCGGGGCAGGTCGCAATCATCACGCCCCCTGCCCACTCCCGGTCGATGGCCGAGAGGTTCACGTACTGCCACATCGGCCCGCTTCCCGCCGTATAGGGGTAGACGTCCAGCGTCACACTCGTCCCCGAAGCGTGGGCAGCATCCGCCTTCGCCAGGGACGCCGCCACCCGGCC
It encodes:
- the meaB gene encoding methylmalonyl Co-A mutase-associated GTPase MeaB, which encodes MDELVQRFLAGDRRALARIITRVENSTLEGRDYVRALFPHSGRAHIVGITGGAGSGKSTLTGALTAELRRRGRTVAIIAVDPSSPFTHGALLGDRIRMQDVTMDPGVYMRSMAGRGALGGLAPAIADVVAVVDAFGFDYVIVETIGAGQDEVEIAGTAMTTVLVNNPGTGDDIQALKAGIIEIADILVVNKADHPGADVLVSQLQALLALSPADHRRPPILKTIATRGEGLAQLADAIDEHRAYLEQTGQLAAHRSEDARHQLLAITQQLILEEIRRAAPEAVIETLTGRIASRELDPHTAAEELAALVLPRG
- a CDS encoding TIGR03936 family radical SAM-associated protein, which produces MSSQQRIRTWFRKGERVRYISHLDVLRFWERAIRRAGLPLSYSQGFTPHPKLAFASPLPLGFTAEREVMDVQLDERIDPAEFHARLAAQATGDLAVVAVREVPLGAPQPQAAMLWSDYRAAVPGLDPAEARARIEAFLALPAFEWREERGERERTYDLRAATAWLTARPIDGGTELAMRLRTDQNITARPEAILAALFPGFEPQSYVRTDIILDERSPARELWRRYGQYL
- a CDS encoding GNAT family N-acetyltransferase, yielding MASLRPVPLTTCEIRPATPADAPELYVLWQRVREHNAGLDPRIVLAPVAPDQFAAALERQLGRGSATVLVAADRARLAGFVSGAIETASADRLPERHATIGYLWVEPGYRRRGIGRALVEAVARWAAAYDGVRHFEMPVLAADVEAARFWEALGFRPFIARLWAPLAPEPDDGGVP
- a CDS encoding histidine phosphatase family protein; translation: MSLLYLVRHGETNHNAEERGLGRADVPLSERGLEQACLIAARFARVPLDAVLSSPLQRALAIARTIAEQHALAVDIRPELTELDVGDTEGLAYAEIRTRFPDFYAAWTGDNPVHVPMPGGESIAALAERLAPLADELLGGPDRVMVIVSHNFTLRVLVCLLLGIPVANFRNFRLDLGSVTTISVQHGRAAIQALNDVCHLDALNLSPAARSVST
- a CDS encoding FtsB family cell division protein, yielding MAPPSFLSRSRLIIVASLLIGSYFVYTAALGAYRTQQLSESRAQAERQLRQLEEQKAYLEAVRAYVASDVYVEQEARRRYGYIREGEIPFVVISPPAAEEQQPAGPWWQRLFPR
- the tilS gene encoding tRNA lysidine(34) synthetase TilS; this encodes MSSSARRPPKNSSPPAPGGSGSSRADEPLAGAWSPVPGAPAPQRAADSLPPAVRRVLRTVERFARAERLFRGRRRLLVAVSGGPDSLACLHLLLALRETFGLELKVAHFDHQLRPGSADDLQFVRDHAAALGLEAITGEGPVREVAARQRRGIEETARLMRYQFLAFAAEKEGCDAVVTGHTADDQAETVLLHLLRGSGVRGMRGMLPAAPIPGAPGRTLLRPLLCIRRDDTAAVCRELGLEPRLDESNRDPAHTRNRIRTELLPVAARFNPSIADALLGLADSAREAFELLEKRSFEARAAARGPVGAIYDLAALAGLPAESLLLVIEREAAFFHLEPEVNRTRVRNFREVLRRGSGQVAFGDTVVEVSAGRVRIGPRLEPVEPVAPVILDVPGSRRVGPWRVDVLTSPLAADPAAPVAALATPALRGALRARSIQPGDTLTWRGLRRKLSDLFINEKIPAWERPGSVVIADAEGPVAVFTASRVFVRDAPGPPDLWVRLAALPRLAAP
- a CDS encoding LLM class flavin-dependent oxidoreductase is translated as MGIGIGFGVAGFPFSSVGAYHAWIDLLEEQGADSVWFSERLVSHTPTLEPMAAIGMALGRTKRLKAGMNAVIVPFRDPLVLAKECATLDFLSGGRLLPVFGVGDERAPEWRATGRDPRGRGEQADEALVIMARLWSEDRVTFEGKHYRYVDAAISPRPVQQPLPLWIGGSSEAAIRRTARVGTGWLAGLQTPAQVAPIVRAIREKAAEYGRAIDDDHYGAGFSYRFGSAEDPAVQRQLAALARLPGVADPAGLVVAGSADDIARRIEEFIAAGISKFVVRPIASDDADLMDQTMRMLEEVVPRFATARPAAAGPRA